Proteins found in one Misgurnus anguillicaudatus chromosome 3, ASM2758022v2, whole genome shotgun sequence genomic segment:
- the LOC141361689 gene encoding uncharacterized protein isoform X1 — MEPSIQTLYLDRPASSKQVLLKLSRVILQNGDKSLETYAVLDDGSERTILLYEAAQRLGLHGEVENSALRTVRQEVHTIHGRAVSFSISPVSNPDRSYSIKGAFTAKELALVQHTYPIADLQSRYRHLRDLPLNDIHEAQPLLLIGSDYPHLITPVEPVRLGPPGGPAAVHTKLGWTLQGPSSLLNPSLHSQECLFISCLSPKDELFRQVENLWKLDTLPYRSEKVVSRSRQDAEAIHLLEEKTIRIDVDGVKRYATPLLWKESPPPLNSPKEAVMALLRSTERKLARDPSMAEAYESEIQKLLVAGYVTPLTSAEYDLSYKSWYIPHHMVQHNAKNCIVFNCSFEYQGKSLNDHLLPGPTLSSSLLWVLLRFREHPVAISSDVKGMFHQVRLLDEDKPFLRLLWRHGRTSEPAVVYQWQVLPFGTACSPCCATYSLQSHAKVDLEATDEVRQTVERNFYVDNCLKSVTTEAQAVQMVNRLQCHLNEGGFELRQWASNIPEVIGHLPAELKSSSSDIWLRQEMTNPQENALGLIWQCRSDTLVYKPYQKEKGETTMRNIYRTLAKLYDPLGHLIPYTTRVSCSCCGTNDANGMTLIYR, encoded by the coding sequence ATGGAGCCTTCTATTCAGACCTTGTACTTAGATCGACCTGCAAGTAGTAAGCAGGTGTTGCTTAAGTTAAGCCGAGTGATCCTTCAAAATGGTGATAAATCGCTTGAAACTTACGCTGTGCTAGACGACGGATCTGAGCGAACTATCTTGTTGTATGAAGCTGCTCAACGTCTAGGCCTCCACGGTGAAGTCGAGAACTCGGCTCTGCGCACGGTGAGACAGGAAGTTCATACTATTCATGGAAGAGCTGTATCCTTCTCTATATCGCCTGTCTCAAATCCTGACAGATCTTACTCTATCAAAGGTGCATTCACAGCAAAAGAGCTTGCTCTGGTTCAACATACTTACCCCATTGCTGATTTGCAAAGTAGATATCGTCATCTCCGTGATTTACCTTTGAATGACATCCATGAAGCACAGCCTTTGCTGCTTATTGGTTCAGATTATCCTCACTTGATAACCCCTGTGGAGCCCGTGAGACTTGGTCCCCCTGGAGGCCCTGCAGCGGTTCATACAAAGCTTGGCTGGACTTTACAGGGCCCATCAAGTCTCCTTAATCCTTCTTTGCATTCTCAAGAATGTTTGTTCATTTCCTGTCTTTCTCCTAAGGATGAGCTTTTCCGTCAGGTTGAAAATCTTTGGAAGTTAGACACTCTTCCATATCGATCTGAGAAAGTGGTTAGTCGATCTCGACAGGATGCAGAAGCTATTCACCTCCTAGAGGAGAAAACCATCAGGATTGATGTGGATGGTGTCAAAAGGTACGCCACACCTCTACTCTGGAAAGAGTCGCCGCCTCCTTTGAACTCACCTAAGGAAGCAGTCATGGCCCTGTTACGCAGTACAGAGAGGAAACTAGCTAGAGATCCTAGTATGGCTGAGGCTTATGAATCGGAGATTCAGAAATTGCTGGTCGCGGGTTACGTCACCCCATTGACATCTGCAGAGTACGATCTGAGCTACAAGTCGTGGTACATACCACATCATATGGTTCAGCACAATGCAAagaactgtattgttttcaaTTGTTCTTTCGAATACCAGGGTAAATCTCTGAATGACCATCTTTTGCCCGGTCCTACGTTAAGTTCTAGCTTGTTGTGGGTACTCCTCCGCTTTCGGGAACATCCCGTGGCCATCTCCAGTGATGTGAAGGGCATGTTCCATCAAGTCCGCCTACTTGATGAGGATAAACCATTCCTTCGATTACTGTGGCGGCATGGGAGGACATCAGAACCTGCCGTGGTGTATCAGTGGCAAGTCCTGCCATTCGGAACTGCGTGTAGCCCTTGTTGTGCTACTTATTCACTTCAGTCTCATGCAAAGGTGGATCTTGAGGCTACTGATGAAGTTCGTCAAACTGTGGAGCGCAACTTCTATGTTGACAATTGTCTCAAGAGTGTAACAACTGAAGCTCAAGCTGTACAGATGGTAAACCGATTGCAGTGTCATCTTAATGAGGGTGGATTTGAACTGAGGCAATGGGCCAGTAACATCCCTGAGGTTATTGGTCACCTTCCTGCTGAGTTAAAGTCAAGTAGTAGTGATATCTGGCTCCGTCAAGAAATGACCAACCCTCAAGAGAATGCCCTTGGATTGATATGGCAGTGCAGATCTGACACACTGGTATACAAACCTTACCAAAAGGAAAAGGGTGAAACTACCATGCGGAACATCTATCGCACCCTAGCCAAGCTTTATGACCCCCTTGGGCATCTCATTCCGTATACCACAAGAGTGTCGTGCAGTTGTTGTGGGACAAACGACGCGAATGGGATGACCCTAATTTACCGATGA